A DNA window from Engystomops pustulosus chromosome 6, aEngPut4.maternal, whole genome shotgun sequence contains the following coding sequences:
- the TANC2 gene encoding protein TANC2 isoform X5: MTRLGFLLGEKVSDVQAAGPQYSMEGQEENQGSAATQRISPCSTLTSSTASPPASSPCSTLPPPNTTLPTKDCSPTSTLESRDSGIIATLTSYSENVDRSKYGADSNKELGSRGCVKQGQKSMDSSLYRVDENIMASTFSLNKIPERGLDTGLSQSVQSIPLYLMPRPNSVAATSSAHLEDLAYLDEQRHTPLRTSLRMPRQTLAGPRTPQDLRVRFAPYRPPDISLKPLLFEVPSITTDATFVGRDWLFHEIDAQLQSEDESVNRGVVICGNIGFGKTAIISRLVSLSCHGTRLRQLTSDSPHASPKHSEANRELAQTGQTHSGISSGSCPGTPEMRRRQEEAMRRIAAQVVAYHYCQADNAYTCLVPEFVHNVAALLCRAPQLVAYREQLLREPHLQSLLSLRSCVQDPSASFRRGVLEPLENLYKERKIPDEDYIILIDGLNEAEFHKPDYGDTIVSFLSKMIGKFPRWLKLIVTVRTTLQEITKLLPFHRIFLDRLEENEAIDQDLQAYILQRIHSSSEIQNNISLNGKMDNTTFGKLSSHLKTLSQGSYLYLKLTFDLIEKGYLVLKSSSYKVVPVSLSEVYLLQCNMRFPTQSSFERALPLLNVAVASLHPLTDEHIFQAINAGSVDGGLEWEDFQQRMENLSMFLIKRRDLTRMFVHPSFREWLIWREDGEKTKFLCDPRSGHILLAFWFSRQEGKLNRQQTIELGHHILKAHIFKGLSKKVGVSSSILQALWISYSTDGLSMALASLRNLYTPNIKVSRLLIMGGANVNYRTEVLNNAPILCVQAHLGYTEMVALLLEFSVNVDASSESGMTPLAYSAASGHLTIAMLLCKRRAKVDLLDKNGQCALVHAALRGHLEVVKYLIQWDWTMAGQQSGVLKKSQAIQQALIAAASMGYSEIVSYLLDLPEKDEEEEQRAQINSFDGLWGETALTAAAGRGKLDVCRLLLEQGAAVSQPNRRGVVPIFSAVRQGHWQIVDLLLTHGADVNMADKQGRTPLMTAASEGHVATVEFLLAQGASIGLMDKEGLTALSWACLKGHLAVVRLLVENGAATDHADKNGRTPLDLAAFYGDADVVQFLVDHGAMIEHVDYSGMRPLDRAVGCRNTSVVVALLKKGAKIGCQTLPSRPKGPATWAMATSKPDIMVILLSKLMEEGDMFYKKGKVKEAAQRYQYAMKKFPREGFGEDLKTFRELKVSLLLNLSRCRRKMNDFGMAEEFATKALELKPKSYEAFYARARAKRSSRQFTAALEDLNEAIQICPNNREIQRLLMRVEEECRQVQQEEEVQELQDEPEPEVPNEDIDSTQEDIYEEEYLEQDLDNVPVGLQSEGRQCQGIPGMQSPPQSPAHRDSAYMSGSHQVFDFRSNSSVGSPTRQGYQSTSPSLSPTHQNSHYRPSPPQTSPAHQSSSYRFSPPPVGGQVMDYPSPPPSPLRRAPQYRASPPSESIGMYRQQSGSPVRYQQDPCISQHPGRPKSPLSKISQRSFQMSQLPTAVPQPAHRLQPAKAQIVRSNQPSSAVHSSAVIPGGTYGQVAHGMASKYQTSSGEMSQSRLVYQASLGGLIADGRPMQHVQASLSAGAICQHGGIAKEDIPQRPTSAYRGGMRYNQTPQIGRSQSASYYPVCHTKLDLERQSSQLGSPDVSHLIRRPVSINPVEIKPHPPTPRPLLHSQSVGLRFSPSSNSISSSSSLSATFRPSASIQQMEIPLKPAYERLCDELSPVSPPQGSYPSEPTRSRTTPFMGIIDKTARTQQYPHHHQQSRTWAVSSVDTVLSPTSPGILPQQESFSPPSSISNIAFYNKTNNAQNGHLLEDDYYGPHGVLSNGSRGDLLERVTQASSYPDVKVARTLPVAQAYQDNLYRQLSRDSRQGQTSPIKPKRPFVESNV; encoded by the exons GGCTCTGCAGCTACCCAGCGGATTAGTCCATGTTCCACCTTAACCAGCAGTACAGCCTCTCCACctgccagcagcccctgctctACCCTTCCTCCCCCCAACACTACTCTCCCAACAAAGGACTGCAGCCCTACTTCTACCCTGGAGAGCAGAGACAGTGGCATTATTG CCACCCTGACCAGCTACTCGGAGAACGTGGACCGTTCCAAGTATGGTGCAGATAGCAACAAGGAACTTGGCTCTCGAGGGTGTGTAAAGCAGGGCCAGAAGTCAATGGATTCAAGTCTCTACCGTGTGGATGAGAATATTATGGCCTCCACtttcagcttaaataaaatccccGAGAGGGGACTGGACACTGGACTCTCGCAATCCGTGCAGTCAATCCCACTCTACCTCATGCCCCGCCCCAACTCTGTCGCAG CTACTAGCTCTGCACACTTGGAGGACCTTGCATACCTGGATGAGCAGAGACATACACCTTTGCGGACCTCCTTACGAATGCCACGGCAGACCCTTGCAGGACCACGCACCCCACAGGACCTCCGAG TTCGCTTTGCCCCCTACCGACCACCAGATATCTCCTTGAAACCGCTGCTATTTGAGGTGCCGAGTATCACCACGGATGCTACATTTGTTGGCCGAGATTGGCTCTTTCATGAGATTGACGCACAGCTACAGAGTGAAGATGAGAGCGTAAATCGGGGTGTAGTCATTTGTGGCAATATTGGATTTGGGAAAACGGCAATCATCTCACGACTGGTGTCTCTTAGTTGTCATGGGACAAGATTGAGACAGCTCACCTCTGACAGCCCCCATGCATCACCAAAGC attcAGAAGCTAATCGGGAATTGGCACAGACAGGACAGACTCATTCTGGGATCTCTAGTGGAAGCTGTCCAGGAACTCCTGAAATGCGAAGACGGCAAGAAGAAGCTATGCGGAGGATAGCAGCACAG GTGGTGGCGTATCACTACTGCCAGGCTGACAATGCATACACCTGTCTAGTGCCTGAATTTGTTCACAATGTGGCCGCTTTGCTGTGCCGTGCCCCCCAGCTAGTTGCGTACAGGGAGCAGCTTCTACGTGAACCACATTTACAGAGTCTGCTCAGTCTAAGGTCCTGTGTGCAAGACCCCTCAGCATCTTTTCGCAGGGGGGTTCTTGAGCCGCTTGAAAATCTATACAAAG AGAGAAAGATTCCAGATGAAGATTACATTATCCTAATAGATGGACTGAACGAAGCAGAGTTCCACAAGCCAGACTATGGAGACACCATTGTGTCCTTTCTAAGCAAGATGATTGGAAAATTCCCCCGTTGGTTAAAGCTCATAGTTACTGTTAGGACCACCCTGCAG gaaatcaccaAGCTTCTTCCTTTTCACCGAATATTTTTGGATCGACTAGAAGAAAATGAGGCAATAGATCAGGATCTCCAGGCCTACATCTTGCAACGGATACACAGCAGTTCCGAAATCCAGAACAATATCTCACTTAATGGAAAAATGGATAACACCACGTTTGGAAAACTTAGTTCCCACCTCAAGACTTTGAGCCAAGGTTCCTACTTATACCTAAAGCTAACATTTGACCTCATAGAGAAGGGCTACTTGGTACTCAAGAGCTCCAGTTACAAAGTAGTTCCTGTATCACTCTCGGAGGTTTATCTCCTGCAGTGTAACATGAGGTTCCCTACACAATCCTCCTTTGAGAGGGCACTTCCTCTTCTCAATGTTGCTGTGGCTTCTCTCCACCCATTGACGGATGAGCACATCTTCCAGGCCATTAATGCAGGCAGCGTGGATGGAGGGCTTGAATGGGAGGATTTTCAGCAACGTATGGAGAACCTTTCCATGTTCTTGATTAAGAGGAGGGACCTGACCCGAATGTTTGTGCACCCGTCCTTCAGAGAATGGTTAATATGGAGAGAAGATGGAGAGAAAACCAAGTTTCTTTGTGATCCCAG GAGTGGACATATCCTGCTGGCCTTCTGGTTCTCTCGTCAGGAGGGGAAGCTGAACAGGCAACAGACCATAGAGCTGGGGCATCACATCCTGAAAGCACATATCTTCAAG GGTCTCAGTAAGAAGGTCGGGGTCTCTTCATCTATTTTACAAGCTCTGTGGATTTCCTACAGCACAGATGGCCTTTCCATGGCACTGGCATCTCTACGAAACCTCTACACTCCAAACATCAAA GTGAGCCGCCTTCTCATTATGGGTGGAGCTAATGTAAACTACCGCACTGAGGTCCTGAACAATGCCCCCATCCTCTGCGTTCAGGCCCATCTGGGGTACACTGAGATGGTGGCACTGCTGTTAGAGTTCTCCGTCAATGTTGACGCCAGTTCGGAGAGTGGCATGACCCCTCTAGCCTATTCCGCAGCCTCAGGTCATCTGACGATTGCCATGTTACTGTGTAAGAGGAGAGCTAAG GTGGATCTGCTGGATAAGAATGGACAGTGTGCGCTAGTCCATGCTGCCCTGCGTGGCCACCTGGAGGTGGTGAAATATCTTATCCAGTGGGACTGGACAATGGCCGGACAACAGTCTGGAGTTTTAAAGAAAAGTCAAGCCATACAGCAAGCACTGATCGCCGCAGCCAGCATGGGATACTCAGAG ATTGTCTCCTACCTTCTGGACCTGCCAGAAAAAGATGAGGAAGAGGAACAGAGAGCTCAGATTAATAGCTTCGATGGGCTGTGGGGAGAGACAG CACTAACAGCTGCTGCAGGTCGTGGAAAGCTGGATGTTTGCCGCCTACTTCTTGAGCAAGGAGCAGCTGTATCCCAACCCAACCGGAGAGGTGTTGTTCCAATATTCAGTGCTGTACGGCAAGGGCACTGGCAG ATTGTGGATTTGCTGCTTACACACGGTGCAGATGTGAATATGGCTGACAAGCAGGGTCGTACCCCATTAATGACCGCGGCATCAGAGGGACATGTCGCCACTGTGGAGTTTCTGCTGGCACAAG GAGCTTCCATCGGGCTCATGGACAAGGAGGGACTGACAGCTCTGAGTTGGGCctgccttaaagggcatctagctGTGGTGAGGTTGTTGGTAGAAAATGGAGCTGCCACTGACCATGCTGACAAAAATGGCCGTACACCGCTAGATCTTGCAGCTTTTTATGGCGACGCAGATGTG GTACAGTTCTTGGTGGACCATGGTGCTATGATTGAACATGTGGATTACAGCGGCATGCGCCCCCTTGATCGAGCTGTAGGCTGCAGGAACACATCGGTTGTGGTAGCTCTCCTGAAGAAAGGAGCTAAAATAG GCTGTCAGACCTTACCAAGCCGCCCAAAAG GTCCAGCCACCTGGGCCATGGCTACGTCCAAACCAGACATCATGGTCATTCTGCTGAGTAAACTGATGGAAGAGGGAGACATGTTCTACAAG AAAGGGAAAGTAAAAGAAGCCGCACAGAGATACCAGTACGCCATGAAGAAGTTTCCACGGGAGGGCTTCGGAGAAGATCTTAAGACTTTTCGAGAACTGAAAGTGTCACTTTTACTGAACCTATCCCGATGTCGTCGGAAGATGAAT GACTTTGGAATGGCAGAGGAATTTGCTACTAAGGCTCTGGAATTGAAACCAAAGTCATATGAGGCATTCTATGCTAGAGCCAGGGCCAAACGAAGTAGCAG ACAGTTCACAGCAGCTTTAGAAGACCTGAATGAAGCAATCCAGATCTGCCCTAACAATCGAGAAATTCAGCGACTTCTAATGAGAGTAGAAGAGGAATGCAGGCAAGTCCAACAAGAGGAGGAAGTCCAAGAGCTTCAAGATGAACCAGAACCAGAAGTACCAAACGAGGACATTGATTCTACACAAGAAGACATCTACGAAGAAGAGTACCTGGAACAGGATTTAGACAATGTCCCTGTAGGATTACAAAGTGAAGGAAGACAATGTCAGGGCATTCCAGGCATGCAAAGTCCTCCACAGTCTCCTGCTCATCGAGATTCTGCATATATGTCTGGCTCACACCAAGTATTTGACTTTAGATCAAATAGCTCTGTTGGTTCTCCTACCCGGCAAGGCTATCAGTCAACTTCTCCATCCCTGTCTCCAACACACCAGAACTCTCACTATCGCCCCAGTCCTCCTCAAACATCCCCTGCTCATCAGAGTTCTTCCTACCGCTTTAGTCCGCCTCCTGTAGGCGGTCAGGTCATGGACTACCCTAGCCCACCACCTTCACCATTACGAAGGGCCCCTCAGTACAGAGCTAGCCCTCCGAGTGAAAGTATAGGTATGTATAGACAACAGTCTGGTTCTCCAGTTAGGTATCAGCAAGATCCATGTATAAGTCAGCATCCTGGAAGACCAAAGTCTCCATTATCTAAGATATCTCAGAGGTCTTTCCAAATGTCACAGCTTCCCACCGCAGTTCCACAACCTGCACACAGATTACAGCCAGCTAAGGCACAAATAGTACGTAGCAACCAACCCAGTTCGGCAGTGCATTCTAGTGCAGTAATTCCTGGTGGTACATATGGACAGGTGGCACATGGTATGGCAAGTAAATACCAGACATCCTCTGGAGAGATGAGTCAAAGCCGATTAGTATATCAAGCTTCTCTTGGTGGTCTTATAGCTGATGGACGTCCAATGCAGCATGTGCAGGCCAGTTTGAGTGCAGGAGCCATTTGTCAGCATGGTGGAATTGCCAAGGAGGATATACCACAGAGACCTACATCGGCCTATCGAGGAGGAATGAGATATAACCAAACTCCTCAAATTGGACGAAGTCAGTCTGCATCATATTATCCAGTATGTCACACAAAGCTGGATCTTGAGCGCCAATCCAGTCAGCTAGGTTCACCAGATGTTTCCCACCTTATTAGGAGGCCTGTGAGTATTAATCCTGTGGAAATCAAACCTCACCCACCTACTCCAAGACCATTGTTACACTCACAAAGTGTAGGACTTCGTTTTTCTCCATCTAGCAACAGTATTTCGTCCTCTTCCAGCCTCTCTGCCACCTTCCGACCATCTGCATCTATACAACAGATGGAAATTCCACTTAAACCAGCTTATGAGAGACTCTGCGATGAGctgtctcctgtgtcccccccccaagGAAGTTACCCCAGTGAACCAACACGCTCTAGGACAACCCCCTTCATGGGTATAATTGATAAGACAGCACGGACTCAGCAGTATCCCCACCACCATCAGCAGAGTCGGACATGGGCGGTCTCCTCTGTTGACACTGTTCTCAGTCCCACATCTCCTGGTATCTTGCCCCAGCAAGAATCTTTCAGTCCCCCTTCCTCAATCAGCAACATCGCCTTTTATAACAAAACCAACAATGCACAGAATGGGCATCTGCTTGAAGACGACTACTATGGTCCGCACGGTGTGCTGTCTAATGGCTCTCGAGGGGACTTATTGGAGAGAGTCACACAGGCCTCCTCTTATCCTGATGTCAAGGTGGCCAGAACACTGCCTGTTGCACAGGCTTACCAGGACAACCTGTACAGGCAGCTGTCTCGGGACTCTCGGCAGGGCCAGACTTCGCCCATCAAACCAAAGAGACCCTTTGTGGAGTCTAATGTGTAG